AGCCCTAGCCCACCGACCGCAGGAAGTCCAGCACCGCCTGGGCGCAGACGTCAGGATGCGTGTGCTGCACGAACCCACCCGCGCCCGGCACCATGAAGAGCCGCGCGCCAGGGATGAGCTGCTGCTGCTCGCGGTAGACCTCCGAAGGATGGCCGACGCTGTCCCCCGGCGCGATGACAAGAGTCGGCGCCTTGATGCGGCGGATCCGCTCGGTCAGGTCTTTCCCCTGCAGGTACCGCAACGTCTCCATAACCACCCAGGGCTTGGTGCGACTCATCTGCTGGGCGTACCATTCGGCAAGGGCGGGGTTGGCGTCCTTTCCCAGACGCCTGCTCATGGACGAACGCGCCCACGCCTCCACGCCGTTCTTTTGGACGAAGTCCGCCGACTCCCTGTAGTAAGGGCCGAGGAACTTGAACGGCGATGTGCTGGTGGTCAGACTCTTGACGCGCTCCGGGTACTGGTACGCGAACTGAAGCCCGATAGTC
This region of Dehalococcoidia bacterium genomic DNA includes:
- a CDS encoding alpha/beta fold hydrolase; the protein is MPTVRIDDALEMFFCVDDFTDPWRTPDTVLLHHGNGKNHRFWWAWVPILARHYRVIRMDARGFGDSTAPPSGYPWSVEGFATDVARLLDHLKVQKVHFVGETVGGTIGLQFAYQYPERVKSLTTSTSPFKFLGPYYRESADFVQKNGVEAWARSSMSRRLGKDANPALAEWYAQQMSRTKPWVVMETLRYLQGKDLTERIRRIKAPTLVIAPGDSVGHPSEVYREQQQLIPGARLFMVPGAGGFVQHTHPDVCAQAVLDFLRSVG